Proteins encoded together in one Etheostoma cragini isolate CJK2018 chromosome 11, CSU_Ecrag_1.0, whole genome shotgun sequence window:
- the dnajc15 gene encoding dnaJ homolog subfamily C member 15: protein MANTGRVNVDGGDMMRYAEYTPKGNVRSDADIDRRLGGTLIAVGLGVAAAGFAGRYAFQLWKPLGHVFSETLKKMPTSAFSAYYKGGFEQKMSKREASLILGISPTSTKANVRNAHRRIMVLNHPDKGGSPYLAAKINEAKDFLDKEIRQ, encoded by the exons ATGGCGAACACCGGCAGGGTGAACGTTGACGGAGGAGACATGATGCGATATGCTGAATATACTCCTAAAGGAAACGTTAGGAGCGACGCCGATATAGACAGACGGCTG GGAGGGACTCTGATTGCAGTCGGTCTCGGTGTGGCTGCTGCAGGTTTTGCAG GCCGCTATGCATTCCAGCTGTGGAAGCCTCTCGGACATGTTTTCtctgaaactttaaaaaaaatgcccacATCC GCTTTCTCAGCATATTACAAAGGAGGTTTTGAGCAGAAGATGTCCAAACGAGAGGCCAGCCTCATTCTTGGCATCAG CCCAACCAGCACTAAGGCCAACGTACGGAATGCCCACCGGAGGATCATGGTCCTGAACCATCCAGATAAAG GTGGGTCACCATATCTCGCAGCAAAGATCAACGAGGCCAAAGACTTTTTGGACAAGGAGATCCGGCAATGA